In Eleutherodactylus coqui strain aEleCoq1 chromosome 4, aEleCoq1.hap1, whole genome shotgun sequence, the following are encoded in one genomic region:
- the LOC136626656 gene encoding olfactory receptor 1L4-like produces the protein MAQDVSEVLSENKSSVSYFLLVGFSDIPQLHLPLLLAFCFMYILTITGNSLILVLVLFHNSLQTPMYFFLCHLASLDMCYTSVTLPKLIWLHSQDKKEISFTGCISQQYFYIAFAVSEYFLLAAMAYDRYVAICNPLHYSLIMNTKTFLILAQGCWLTGFVSSSFPISFSSRFNFCKSHVINHFFCDLTALLKLSCGENTKIEVLILVESLVLGFMPFMFTLASYVLIVHSINSIHVKDGRIKAFSTCTSHLTVVVLFYGTMIVVYIRPASMYLPAHEKLFALLYTAVIPMINPMIYTLRNGEVKNVIKKVFHFTK, from the coding sequence ATGGCTCAAGACGTCTCTGAAGTGTTAAGTGAGAATAAGTCTTCAGTAAGCTATTTTCTGCTGGTTGGTTTTTCTGACATTCCACAGCTGCACCTTCCTCTTCTTCTAGCTTTCTGTTTTATGTATATTCTGACCATAACAGGAAACAGTCTTATTTTAGTGCTTGTGCTTTTTCATAATTCATTACAAACACCAATGTATTTCTTCTTGTGTCACTTGGCCTCTCTAGATATGTGTTATACTTCTGTTACCCTTCCTAAGCTTATATGGCTTCATTCACAGGATAAAAAGGAGATATCATTTACAGGCTGCATATCACAGCAGTACTTTTATATTGCATTTGCAGTTTCTGAATATTTTTTATTGGCAGCAATGGCCTATGACCGATATGTGGCCATCTGCAACCCTTTGCATTACTCCTTGATCATGAATACTAAAACTTTTCTCATTCTGGCCCAAGGATGTTGGCTAACTGGTTTTGTAAGCTCCTCATTTCCAATTTCATTTTCATCACGTTTCAATTTTTGCAAATCACATGTAATTAACCATTTCTTCTGTGACCTTACTGCTCTTTTGAAATTGTCATGTGGCGAAAATACCAAAATTGAAGTGCTAATACTTGTGGAGAGTCTTGTTTTAGGATTTATGCCATTCATGTTCACGTTGGCTTCATATGTTCTAATTGTACATTCTATTAATAGCATTCATGTAAAAGATGGACGAATTAAGGCCTTTTCTACTTGTACATCCCACCTTACAGTGGTAGTTCTTTTTTATGGTACTATGATAGTGGTTTATATCCGTCCAGCCTCTATGTACTTGCCAGCTCATGAGAAGCTTTTTGCTTTGCTCTACACAGCTGTGATTCCCATGATCAATCCAATGATTTACACTCTAAGAAATGGAGAAGTGAAAAATGTCATCAAGAAAGTCTTTCATTTTACTAAATAA